Proteins encoded in a region of the Planococcus shixiaomingii genome:
- a CDS encoding STAS domain-containing protein — translation MPALGTIPQNISLLNALDYIGETIIIADNSYAIRWMNSEACRLLSEVVPLFGLKDCQELIGMNMDAFHKQPEHQRQLMEKLDDVHRSRINIRNEFVTDIIVTPIKNAEKEIEGYIVMLMDVTTQAEEQKRSEKLIKQLSIPILHIWEKTIALPLIGEFDKYRSDQLLATVLMECSEKGIEHVLVDLSGITEFEDQVHYQIQMLTDSLKLIGTDCILVGISPKLAMSIVSLESNTKTFSTAYQGLKYIINQKEK, via the coding sequence ATGCCCGCATTAGGAACGATACCCCAGAACATTTCGCTGTTGAACGCATTGGATTATATTGGTGAAACCATAATAATCGCGGACAACTCATATGCAATAAGATGGATGAATTCAGAGGCCTGCAGATTGCTGTCTGAAGTTGTGCCATTATTCGGTTTGAAGGATTGCCAGGAGCTTATCGGCATGAACATGGATGCGTTCCATAAACAGCCGGAGCACCAACGACAGCTCATGGAAAAGCTGGATGATGTCCATCGTTCACGGATTAATATTCGCAATGAATTTGTGACGGACATTATTGTCACGCCGATTAAAAACGCTGAAAAAGAAATCGAAGGCTATATAGTCATGTTAATGGATGTCACGACACAGGCAGAAGAGCAAAAGCGCAGTGAAAAGCTTATCAAACAATTGTCCATTCCCATCCTTCATATATGGGAGAAAACCATTGCGTTGCCTCTTATCGGAGAGTTCGACAAATACCGATCGGACCAGCTGCTGGCAACGGTATTGATGGAGTGCTCAGAAAAAGGCATTGAACATGTGCTTGTCGATTTGAGCGGGATAACAGAATTTGAAGATCAGGTCCATTATCAGATCCAAATGCTGACAGACAGTTTGAAACTGATAGGAACCGATTGCATCCTGGTCGGCATCAGCCCTAAACTTGCAATGTCCATTGTGTCGCTTGAAAGCAATACAAAAACGTTCAGTACGGCATATCAAGGATTAAAGTATATTATCAACCAAAAAGAAAAATAA
- a CDS encoding winged helix-turn-helix transcriptional regulator: MDTSVICPRFESAISILSQRWTGLIIYQLLSGPQRFSQLTEAIGISGRLLSERLKNLETSGLVTRTVYPETPVRIEYQLTEKGISLKPVMDEIQNWSQVWVEPIQTK, translated from the coding sequence ATGGATACTTCCGTTATTTGTCCGAGATTTGAAAGTGCAATTTCAATTTTGAGCCAGCGTTGGACCGGCTTAATCATATATCAATTATTGTCCGGGCCTCAGCGCTTTAGCCAATTAACCGAAGCCATTGGAATAAGCGGCCGCCTCTTGTCAGAACGATTGAAGAATTTAGAAACGAGTGGCCTTGTTACCCGCACTGTTTATCCTGAAACACCCGTACGGATTGAGTATCAATTAACCGAAAAAGGCATTTCCTTAAAACCTGTAATGGATGAAATCCAAAACTGGTCCCAAGTTTGGGTGGAACCAATCCAAACAAAATAA
- a CDS encoding VOC family protein, which translates to MNFHQKPVTHVSEVGLKVLDLNKMIQFYTETIGFDLIAKTDKKAELGAGGTTLLVLETIDGLTPKRERYAGLYHFAILLPDRKELGKILLHLHQRGIQLGSSDHLVSEALYLSDPEDNGIEIYRDREAEEWDWNNDEVKMAVDPLDAEGVVRAAQESGETWQGMPANTVMGHIHLHVSDLAQAERFYMEGLGFEVVTTMGRQALFIADQKYHHHIGLNIWNGVGIPALPEKTAGLNYYTLKFDDENKRNAVTAQLREIGAEVAEESDYLVTKDPAGNAIRLVV; encoded by the coding sequence ATGAACTTTCATCAAAAACCAGTTACTCATGTGAGTGAAGTGGGATTAAAAGTACTGGACCTAAACAAGATGATTCAATTTTATACAGAAACGATTGGATTTGACTTAATTGCTAAAACGGACAAGAAAGCTGAACTTGGCGCAGGAGGCACCACGCTATTAGTATTGGAAACGATCGATGGATTAACGCCGAAACGTGAGCGTTATGCGGGGCTTTATCATTTTGCCATTTTGCTCCCGGACCGGAAAGAACTCGGGAAAATCTTGCTTCACCTTCATCAGCGCGGGATTCAACTCGGCTCTTCAGACCACTTAGTAAGCGAAGCGCTGTACTTATCAGACCCTGAAGATAACGGCATTGAAATTTACCGTGACCGTGAAGCGGAAGAATGGGATTGGAACAACGACGAAGTCAAGATGGCTGTCGATCCATTAGATGCAGAGGGCGTTGTTAGAGCGGCGCAGGAATCTGGAGAAACGTGGCAAGGCATGCCGGCTAATACCGTGATGGGGCATATTCATTTGCACGTGTCGGACTTAGCGCAGGCGGAACGTTTCTATATGGAAGGTCTTGGATTTGAAGTTGTAACAACAATGGGGCGCCAGGCATTGTTTATCGCCGATCAAAAATATCATCACCATATCGGCTTGAATATTTGGAACGGCGTCGGCATTCCAGCACTTCCGGAAAAAACAGCCGGGTTGAATTACTACACCCTCAAATTTGATGACGAAAACAAACGAAACGCTGTAACGGCACAGCTGCGTGAAATCGGCGCAGAAGTGGCAGAGGAAAGCGATTATCTAGTAACAAAAGATCCAGCAGGAAATGCGATCCGTTTGGTCGTTTAA
- a CDS encoding NAD(P)H-dependent flavin oxidoreductase, which yields MISLNTSVCKLIGIDYPIIQAGMAGGPTTVELVVAVSEAGGLGTLGAAYMEPEALRNAITEIKNRTSKPYAVNFFAVEMKDDFSRLEEVQPLLAPFRTELGLGEEPSALSSSDWSNEQFEICLELEVPVVSTAFGCLSPEQMKRAKNQGIKTIAMATTVEEAKMAERTGVDAIVAQGSEAGGHRSTFSLDRHPYGAQIGTISLVPQMVDAVGIPVIAAGGIVDGRGLVASLVLGAQAVQIGTRFLSSKESAAHDVYKQALFASTEESTVITKSFSGRPARGIKNRFIEEFERAKVEPLPFPSQNTATKDIRAAAAKAGNPQFMSLWAGQTTRMLKSEMASADIVRAIMEEAEQLCSIN from the coding sequence ATGATTTCATTAAACACATCAGTTTGCAAATTAATAGGCATTGATTATCCGATTATTCAAGCGGGTATGGCTGGCGGACCGACTACCGTGGAGTTAGTCGTAGCGGTCAGCGAAGCAGGCGGCCTTGGTACGCTTGGGGCTGCTTATATGGAGCCGGAAGCTTTACGGAACGCCATAACCGAAATTAAAAATCGGACATCAAAGCCATACGCAGTTAATTTTTTTGCGGTGGAAATGAAAGATGATTTTTCACGGCTGGAAGAAGTACAGCCACTTTTGGCGCCTTTTCGGACGGAACTGGGGCTTGGCGAGGAGCCTTCTGCCTTATCGTCTTCTGACTGGAGCAATGAACAATTCGAAATTTGCTTGGAGCTAGAAGTGCCGGTCGTCAGTACCGCTTTCGGGTGCCTGTCTCCTGAACAGATGAAGCGTGCTAAAAACCAGGGCATCAAAACTATTGCAATGGCAACTACTGTGGAAGAAGCGAAGATGGCAGAACGGACAGGTGTAGATGCGATTGTCGCACAAGGCAGTGAAGCAGGCGGGCATCGCAGCACGTTCTCACTTGATAGACATCCTTATGGCGCACAAATCGGCACAATATCACTCGTGCCGCAGATGGTGGATGCAGTTGGCATTCCCGTCATTGCGGCAGGCGGGATTGTGGATGGGCGTGGACTTGTAGCATCGCTTGTTCTTGGCGCGCAAGCAGTTCAGATTGGAACGCGTTTTCTTTCATCAAAAGAATCGGCTGCGCATGACGTTTACAAGCAAGCCTTATTCGCCAGCACGGAAGAAAGCACGGTCATCACGAAAAGTTTTTCAGGGCGTCCGGCTCGCGGCATCAAAAACCGGTTTATCGAAGAGTTTGAACGGGCTAAAGTTGAACCGCTGCCGTTCCCTTCGCAAAATACTGCAACAAAAGACATCCGGGCAGCGGCGGCGAAGGCAGGAAACCCTCAATTCATGTCTCTATGGGCCGGCCAGACGACCCGCATGCTGAAAAGCGAGATGGCATCAGCTGACATTGTCCGGGCGATTATGGAAGAAGCGGAACAGCTTTGTTCCATAAATTAA
- a CDS encoding CAP domain-containing protein gives MHLRKIFWLLLLLVLVYMARPLWEEKASEYVDLSFLDTIDQAVESISESPEVEKALGSAKDFTIRIGGELQSLVSDQALDIPKAVAKPEITETDSLFAVHNITIGMAKEEAQAKVGLPLRLMQNEYGTDWHSYHKDYQNYVLLSYDKDGNVNGLYTNQDIISSTKNLTMDSTKEEVRKALGAPLKYLQKGNVQYILDTRDEYDLYKIDDIYVTVFYDIHEKDTVTAIQIIHEDLEEQRPSIYAEPSDEFRKGSEFLLFELTNSARIQRNLPILKWDEEAAKTARKHSVDMAENNYFSHTNQQGKSPFDRMEDDGIRFFVAGENLAYGQYSSIYAHEGLMNSMGHRENIVKADYGYLGVGAAFNSENQPYFTETFFNR, from the coding sequence ATGCACTTGCGTAAAATATTTTGGCTTTTGCTCCTGCTTGTGCTTGTGTATATGGCAAGGCCGCTATGGGAAGAAAAAGCCAGTGAATACGTAGATTTGAGTTTTTTAGACACGATAGATCAAGCCGTTGAAAGCATCTCGGAAAGTCCGGAAGTTGAAAAAGCTCTAGGAAGTGCGAAAGATTTCACTATTCGCATTGGAGGGGAGCTTCAATCACTGGTTTCCGACCAGGCACTTGATATTCCGAAAGCTGTAGCAAAGCCGGAAATCACAGAAACGGATTCATTGTTTGCTGTTCATAATATAACGATCGGCATGGCGAAAGAAGAAGCGCAGGCGAAAGTAGGACTGCCTTTGCGTTTGATGCAAAACGAGTATGGAACCGATTGGCATAGTTACCACAAAGATTATCAAAACTACGTCTTGCTTTCGTATGACAAGGACGGCAACGTCAATGGGTTGTATACCAATCAGGACATCATTTCCTCGACTAAAAACTTGACGATGGACTCCACGAAAGAGGAAGTGCGAAAAGCGTTAGGAGCGCCGCTAAAATATCTTCAAAAAGGCAATGTTCAGTATATATTGGACACTCGGGACGAGTATGATCTGTATAAAATCGATGATATTTATGTAACGGTTTTTTACGACATCCATGAAAAAGATACCGTCACAGCCATCCAAATCATCCATGAGGATCTGGAAGAACAGCGGCCGAGCATTTACGCAGAGCCGAGCGACGAGTTTCGCAAAGGATCGGAATTTTTATTGTTTGAGTTGACCAATTCAGCACGCATTCAACGAAACTTGCCGATTTTAAAATGGGACGAAGAAGCAGCGAAAACTGCCCGGAAACACAGCGTAGATATGGCTGAAAATAATTACTTTAGCCATACGAACCAACAAGGAAAATCTCCTTTTGACCGAATGGAAGATGATGGTATCCGATTTTTTGTGGCCGGTGAAAACTTAGCTTATGGCCAGTACAGCAGCATCTATGCACACGAAGGCTTAATGAATTCCATGGGCCACAGAGAAAACATTGTGAAAGCGGATTATGGCTATCTAGGCGTCGGAGCAGCATTCAATTCGGAAAATCAACCGTATTTTACGGAAACTTTCTTTAATCGCTAA
- a CDS encoding AI-2E family transporter — translation MTSKLWFQAGVGIILALIIIRLFIEVQAIFDPLFIIAQTIFVPLLLGGVLFYLTRPILYFLEKRKFPKWAGILSIVLIIVFVLWLFYTMIGPIVTEQINALVANAPEIIEGTQGYIQYILDQRDRLPASFEEQLNSITEQFGSIATGVGTWVLSFLTSFISGLFTLVLVPFFLIYLLVDHHKFVPFISGFFAGPRNRWIRKTMHDIDHTLQAYIQGQLFVSFLVGVMLLIGYLIIGLEYALLLAIIGMATNVIPFLGPYIAVIPAIIIALVQDPIKAVYVGIIMLVAQQIESNLISPNVMGNALDVHPLTVITLILAAGNIAGLWGIILAIPVYAVLKTIAKNVYARRQEIGHTVVKDVD, via the coding sequence TTGACGAGTAAACTTTGGTTTCAAGCGGGCGTCGGAATTATACTTGCTTTAATTATTATCCGTTTATTCATAGAAGTCCAAGCAATATTCGATCCTTTGTTTATCATTGCACAAACAATTTTTGTGCCATTACTGCTTGGTGGGGTGCTGTTTTATTTAACACGGCCGATTCTTTATTTTTTGGAGAAGAGAAAATTTCCGAAGTGGGCCGGCATTTTAAGCATCGTGCTGATTATTGTTTTTGTCTTGTGGCTGTTTTATACCATGATTGGGCCGATCGTTACAGAACAAATCAATGCATTAGTCGCCAATGCTCCGGAAATAATTGAAGGCACTCAAGGCTACATCCAGTATATATTGGATCAGCGCGACCGCTTGCCAGCTTCGTTTGAAGAGCAGCTTAATAGTATAACCGAGCAATTTGGTTCAATAGCTACAGGAGTAGGGACATGGGTGCTATCATTCTTGACGAGTTTTATATCTGGATTGTTTACGCTAGTGTTAGTTCCGTTCTTCCTGATTTACCTGCTTGTGGACCATCACAAATTCGTACCGTTCATTTCGGGGTTCTTTGCAGGTCCGCGAAACAGATGGATCCGCAAAACGATGCATGACATTGACCACACGCTGCAAGCGTATATTCAAGGACAGTTGTTCGTCAGTTTTCTAGTTGGCGTTATGCTGTTGATCGGGTATTTGATCATCGGTCTTGAGTATGCCTTGTTGCTCGCAATTATCGGTATGGCAACAAATGTAATTCCGTTTTTAGGGCCATATATCGCCGTTATTCCAGCAATTATCATTGCGTTGGTACAAGATCCGATTAAGGCGGTATATGTCGGCATCATCATGCTGGTTGCCCAGCAAATTGAAAGCAATTTAATCTCGCCGAACGTCATGGGCAATGCGTTGGATGTTCATCCGTTGACCGTCATCACCCTCATTTTGGCGGCGGGGAACATTGCTGGCCTTTGGGGTATCATCCTTGCCATTCCGGTCTATGCGGTGCTCAAAACAATAGCTAAAAATGTTTATGCACGGCGCCAGGAAATTGGCCATACAGTTGTAAAAGATGTAGATTAA
- a CDS encoding MarR family winged helix-turn-helix transcriptional regulator, giving the protein MDDRLKEAVDLFQEVMFFGTERVIRAVDNPLWTEFSPEQIQTLKLISTESHITSSRLALLQSVHKSAISSRIKKLLQKDLIRIVQTEDRREKMLELTDAGKEVLEQSDKVLTDYLEKLLSEQINDEEIEQFLTFFRKLKNIIKTDGV; this is encoded by the coding sequence ATGGATGACAGGTTAAAAGAAGCAGTGGATTTATTTCAGGAAGTGATGTTTTTTGGAACAGAGCGGGTTATACGCGCGGTGGACAATCCGCTTTGGACGGAGTTTTCGCCTGAACAGATTCAAACATTGAAACTGATCAGCACGGAAAGCCATATTACCTCAAGCCGGTTGGCTCTTTTGCAATCCGTTCACAAAAGCGCAATTTCCAGCCGAATCAAGAAGTTGCTGCAAAAAGATTTAATCCGGATTGTTCAAACCGAGGATCGCAGGGAAAAAATGCTGGAATTGACGGACGCAGGCAAAGAAGTGCTCGAGCAGTCTGATAAAGTGTTGACGGACTATCTTGAAAAGCTGTTGTCGGAACAGATAAATGACGAAGAAATCGAGCAGTTTTTAACGTTCTTCCGAAAGTTGAAAAATATTATAAAAACGGATGGAGTGTAA